Proteins from one Microbacterium proteolyticum genomic window:
- a CDS encoding alpha/beta fold hydrolase yields the protein MSEITAHHGLLTDIDLHVDDTGGAGRPVVLIHGWPLSGESWAHQVPALEEAGYRVVTYDRRGFGRSDKPRTGYDYDTFADDLHAVLEALDLRDATLVGFSMGGGEVARYLTRHGADRVRSVVFAAAVPPYLAQTDDNPEGPLDADTAAGMEKGLKDDEKAFYHQFTTDFFSVDGELTVPPAEQAEAERLANQADHHAALKAMEAFATTDFRDDLRNVTVPALILHGDSDATVPFEGSGKRTHAAIPGSELHVVAGAPHGVNVSHVDEFNRALVDFLQR from the coding sequence ATGAGCGAGATCACCGCACACCACGGACTTCTGACCGACATCGACCTCCACGTCGACGACACCGGCGGGGCAGGGCGCCCCGTCGTCCTGATCCACGGCTGGCCCCTCTCGGGCGAATCGTGGGCCCATCAGGTGCCCGCCCTCGAAGAGGCCGGCTACCGGGTCGTCACCTACGACCGCCGCGGGTTCGGGCGCAGTGACAAGCCGCGCACGGGATACGACTACGACACCTTCGCCGACGATCTGCACGCCGTCCTCGAGGCCCTGGATCTTCGCGACGCCACGCTCGTGGGCTTTTCCATGGGCGGGGGAGAGGTGGCGCGCTACCTGACCCGCCACGGCGCCGACCGGGTGCGCAGCGTCGTCTTCGCCGCCGCGGTCCCGCCGTACCTGGCCCAGACCGACGACAACCCCGAGGGGCCGCTCGACGCGGACACGGCCGCGGGGATGGAGAAGGGGCTCAAGGACGACGAGAAGGCCTTCTACCACCAGTTCACGACCGACTTCTTCTCGGTGGACGGGGAGCTCACCGTGCCCCCGGCCGAGCAGGCCGAGGCGGAGCGTCTCGCGAACCAGGCCGACCACCACGCCGCGCTGAAGGCGATGGAGGCATTCGCCACGACCGACTTCCGCGACGACCTGCGCAACGTCACGGTGCCCGCGCTGATCCTGCACGGCGACAGCGACGCGACCGTTCCGTTCGAGGGCTCCGGCAAGCGCACCCACGCGGCGATCCCCGGCAGTGAGCTGCACGTCGTGGCCGGCGCCCCGCACGGCGTCAACGTCAGTCACGTCGACGAATTCAACCGCGCGCTGGTGGACTTCCTGCAGCGCTGA
- the rplM gene encoding 50S ribosomal protein L13 has product MTRTFTPKAAEVTREWVVIDATDVVLGRLASHAAALLRGKHKATFANHIDSGDFVIVINADKVALTGQKLEKKKAYRHSGYPGGLKSVTYNELLEKNPERAVEKAVRGMLPKNSLGAAQLKKLKVYRGAEHPHGAQQPTAYTFDQVAQ; this is encoded by the coding sequence GTGACGCGCACTTTCACCCCCAAGGCCGCTGAGGTCACGCGCGAGTGGGTCGTTATCGACGCCACCGACGTCGTCCTCGGCCGCCTGGCCTCGCACGCGGCGGCCCTCCTCCGCGGCAAGCACAAGGCGACCTTCGCCAACCACATCGACTCGGGCGACTTCGTCATCGTGATCAACGCTGACAAGGTCGCGCTCACGGGTCAGAAGCTCGAGAAGAAGAAGGCTTACCGCCACTCGGGTTACCCGGGCGGCCTCAAGTCGGTCACCTACAACGAGCTCCTCGAGAAGAACCCCGAGCGGGCCGTCGAGAAGGCCGTTCGCGGCATGCTCCCCAAGAACAGCCTCGGTGCGGCGCAGCTCAAGAAGCTGAAGGTCTACCGCGGCGCCGAGCACCCGCACGGTGCCCAGCAGCCCACCGCGTACACCTTCGACCAGGTCGCCCAGTAA
- the rpsI gene encoding 30S ribosomal protein S9: MSNIDSSNYSTETPAEQAVVAAERPVLSVPGAAVGRRKQAIARVRLVPGSGTITVNGRTIEDYFPNKLHQQLINDPFTVLELAGAYDVIARISGGGPSGQAGALRLGIARALNEIDAENNRPGLKKAGFLSRDARVKERKKAGLKKARKAPQYSKR, translated from the coding sequence GTGTCGAACATCGACTCCAGCAACTACAGCACCGAGACGCCGGCCGAGCAGGCCGTCGTCGCGGCCGAGCGCCCCGTTCTCTCGGTCCCCGGCGCAGCCGTCGGCCGTCGCAAGCAGGCCATCGCCCGCGTGCGCCTGGTCCCCGGCTCCGGCACGATCACGGTCAACGGCCGCACGATCGAGGACTACTTCCCGAACAAGCTCCACCAGCAGCTCATCAACGACCCGTTCACGGTCCTCGAGCTTGCCGGCGCCTACGACGTCATCGCCCGCATCTCCGGCGGCGGCCCCTCGGGCCAGGCCGGTGCGCTGCGCCTGGGCATCGCCCGTGCGCTGAACGAGATCGACGCCGAGAACAACCGCCCGGGTCTGAAGAAGGCCGGCTTCCTCTCGCGTGACGCGCGCGTCAAGGAGCGCAAGAAGGCCGGTCTCAAGAAGGCCCGCAAGGCGCCTCAGTACTCCAAGCGCTGA